The Candidatus Methylomirabilota bacterium genome contains a region encoding:
- a CDS encoding HAD-IIA family hydrolase, whose product MLRGLRGFVFDLDGCVWNGTVLNPGARELLTALHAGGRRLAFLSNNSRATGSELRERLHALGVAVAEHVLTPLEIIGQVIAERWGRSRVLVIGAREMAEAIARGGHDILDVKDWRSATVVAVGNDFDLTYERLTAACRAAASGAALVTPNLDRRLPIEGGDFLPGCGAIVEAVAVAAGVQPVVVGKPEPPLFLIALGRLGLPPAGVAMVGDSVPSDIRGGRAVGMHTVLYAPDGAGEARDADLVVRSFSELATLAGLG is encoded by the coding sequence TTGCTCAGGGGCCTGCGCGGCTTCGTCTTCGATCTCGACGGCTGCGTCTGGAACGGCACCGTCCTCAATCCGGGGGCCCGCGAGCTGCTCACGGCCCTGCACGCCGGCGGGCGCCGCCTGGCCTTCCTCTCCAACAACTCCCGCGCCACCGGGAGCGAGCTGCGCGAGCGCCTGCACGCTCTGGGTGTCGCCGTCGCCGAGCACGTGCTCACGCCGCTCGAGATCATCGGTCAGGTGATCGCCGAGCGCTGGGGCCGTTCCCGGGTGCTCGTCATCGGCGCCCGGGAGATGGCGGAGGCCATCGCGCGGGGAGGCCACGACATCCTCGACGTGAAGGACTGGCGGTCGGCCACGGTGGTCGCGGTGGGCAACGACTTCGACCTGACCTACGAGCGGCTCACCGCCGCCTGTCGCGCGGCCGCGTCGGGAGCTGCGCTGGTCACCCCCAACCTGGATCGGCGGCTGCCCATCGAGGGCGGTGACTTCCTGCCCGGATGCGGGGCGATCGTGGAGGCGGTGGCCGTCGCCGCGGGTGTCCAGCCCGTCGTCGTCGGCAAGCCGGAGCCTCCGCTCTTCCTCATCGCCCTGGGCCGGCTCGGACTGCCGCCCGCCGGCGTCGCCATGGTGGGCGACAGCGTGCCCTCGGACATCCGCGGCGGGCGCGCGGTGGGCATGCACACCGTGCTCTACGCGCCGGACGGGGCGGGTGAGGCCCGCGACGCCGACCTCGTCGTTCGCTCCTTCTCGGAGCTGGCGACGCTGGCGGGCCTCGGCTGA